The following coding sequences lie in one Arachis ipaensis cultivar K30076 chromosome B03, Araip1.1, whole genome shotgun sequence genomic window:
- the LOC107632884 gene encoding uncharacterized protein LOC107632884: MDKKILKFEEEIQKIDDMVSNGSYDGIVEARRKALVACSEKWYVRKELHWKQMSRSRHAKDMDKNTRYFHNLASARRRNNRIDTLVINGRLIWNQARIKLAIREFYKDLYHQERSPEMGFRDGLVQRISEEDSIALEMLPSPEEVKEAVWDCESSKAPGCDGYNMNFIKKCWADIGSDFTVAVLGFFQSSRLPHDANIMWVALAPKFTGAKEIKDLRSISMVGCVYKVISKMLVRRMRGVMPGLIGETQSAFVKGRKIHDGVLIACETVQWIKQRKKKAAVIKLDFQKAYDRVKWSFVDLVLQKMGFGQRWRGWVMECVSTSSMMIGEAVRNGRISPLLVGRDHIELSYLQFADDTVLFCPPDEETIKNYRRLLRCFQLIVLECKQANLPVKYLGISLGANPRMVKTWKPVIDKVEEKLSLWKAKILNKAGVAGGNGPGGYIKLQFHKDYLERPGPSQGRVICLVCPDWQSQYEGEAESAWGHSPRR; encoded by the exons ATGGACAAGAAAATTTtgaagtttgaggaagagattcAGAAGATTGATGACATGGTCAGTAATGGGAGCTATGATGGGATAGTGGAGGCAAGACGGAAGGCGCTAGTGGCTTGTTCTGAGAAATGGTATGTGAGGAAAGAactacattggaagcagatgtcaagGTCGAGGCATGCGAAGGACATGGATAAAAATACGAGGTACTTCCACAACCTAGCTTCTGCCAGACGGAGAAATAATAGGATTGATACTTTAGTCATTAATGGAAGATTGATATGGAATCAAGCTAGGATTAAGCTTGCCATCAGGGAGTTTTATAAAGACTTATATCATCAAGAGAGGTCTCCTGAGATGGGGTTTAGAGATGGTCTGGTGCAAAGGATTAGCGAAGAGGATTCTATTGCTCTAGAGATGCTACCGTCACCTGAGGAGGTTAAAGAGGCGGTGTGGGATTGTGAATCGTCCAAGGCTCCAGGATGTGACGGTtacaacatgaacttcataaagaagTGCTGGGCTGATATAGGTTCGGATTTCACGGTAGCGGTACTTGGCTTCTTCCAATCTTCAAGGTTGCCGCATGATGCTAATATCATGTGGGTGGCGTTGGCCCCCAAGTTCACTGGTGctaaggaaatcaaagatctGCGTTCGATTAGCATGGTGGGGTGTGTATACAAGGTAATTTCGAAGATGCTGGTTAGGAGAATGAGAGGTGTCATGCCAGGGTTAATAGGTGAAACACAGAGTGCTTTTGTTAAGGGTCGGAAGATTCATGACGGAGTTCTAATCGCATGCGAAACGGTTCAGTGGATCAAACAGAGGAAGAAGAAAGCGGCAGTAATAAAGCTCGACTTTCAGAAAGCATATGACAGAGTCAAGTGGAGCTTTGTAGACCTTGTCTTACAGAAGATGGGATTTGGTCAAAGATGGAGGGggtgggttatggagtgtgtgaGCACGTCCTCTAT GATGATTGGAGAGGCTGTGAGAAATGGTCGCATATCGCCGTTGCTGGTTGGGAGAGATCATATTGAGCTGTCGTACCTACAGTTTGCAGATGATACTGTCTTATTCTGTCCTCCTGATGAAGAGACAATCAAGAACTATAGGAGGCTGCTTCGATGCTTTCAGTTGAT TGTGTTGGAATGTAAGCAAGCCAATCTACCAGTTAAATATCTGGGCATATCGCTAGGAGCAAACCCAAGGATGGTTAAGACATGGAAGCCAGTAATAGACAAAGTGGAGGAAAAGCTTAGCCTCTGGAAGGCCAAGATCCTGAATAAGGCAG gtgttgcaggTGGAAATGGTCCCGGCGGATATATCAAGCTACAGTTTCACAAGGACTATTTGGAAAGGCCTGGTCCCTCCCAGGGTAGAGTTATTTGTCTGGTTTGCCCTGATTGGCAGAGTCAATACGAAGGAGAGGCTGAGTCGGCTTGGGGTCATTCACCAAGAAGATAA